From Priestia aryabhattai, one genomic window encodes:
- the aroA gene encoding 3-phosphoshikimate 1-carboxyvinyltransferase → MSGKQLKTNLSSLQGEISIPGDKSISHRAVMFGAMAEGKTTINHFLAGEDCLSTISCFEKMGVSIKREGEYVEVEGKGIEGLSEPVSILDVGNSGTTTRLMLGILAGVAFHTSLIGDESIAKRPMSRVTVPLRSMGAKIDGREHGQYTPLSTRGGALKAIHYHSPVASAQVKSAILLAGLHAEGTTKVTEPFTSRDHTERMLRAFGVDVEADGTTVSIEGGQSLRGTDVYVPGDISSAAFFLVAGAIVPNSRIVLQNVGLNPTRTGIIDVLQQMGARLTISNERIQNGEPIGDLTIETSQLKGIEIGGDLIPRLIDEIPVIALLATQANGKTVIKDAEELKVKETNRIDTVATELSKLGASVTPTADGLIIEGKTALQSGEVDSYGDHRIGMMLAVAAAIATGDVTLKRSEAIHVSYPTFFEDLDKLSE, encoded by the coding sequence ATGAGTGGAAAACAATTAAAAACTAATCTTTCATCTCTTCAAGGAGAAATTTCTATTCCTGGGGATAAGTCGATTTCTCACAGAGCTGTGATGTTCGGAGCGATGGCAGAAGGGAAAACAACGATTAATCATTTTTTAGCAGGTGAAGATTGCTTAAGTACTATTTCTTGTTTTGAAAAGATGGGCGTATCGATTAAAAGAGAAGGCGAGTATGTCGAAGTGGAAGGTAAAGGTATCGAAGGATTAAGTGAACCTGTCTCAATCCTAGATGTAGGAAATTCAGGAACGACTACTCGTTTAATGCTGGGGATTCTTGCAGGTGTGGCATTTCATACGTCTCTAATTGGAGATGAGTCGATTGCCAAGCGTCCAATGAGCCGCGTTACGGTGCCCCTGCGTTCGATGGGGGCAAAGATTGATGGGCGTGAGCATGGCCAATATACGCCTTTATCCACTAGAGGAGGAGCTTTAAAAGCAATTCATTACCACTCTCCTGTAGCAAGTGCACAAGTAAAATCAGCAATTTTACTAGCGGGACTTCATGCGGAAGGCACAACAAAAGTAACCGAGCCTTTTACATCACGTGACCATACAGAGCGTATGCTTCGTGCATTTGGAGTAGACGTAGAAGCAGATGGAACGACTGTAAGTATTGAAGGAGGACAATCCCTTCGTGGAACGGATGTATACGTACCTGGCGACATTTCTTCAGCTGCGTTCTTTCTTGTTGCAGGAGCCATTGTTCCAAACAGCCGAATTGTTTTGCAAAACGTCGGACTGAACCCTACAAGAACAGGTATTATTGATGTGCTTCAGCAAATGGGTGCACGCCTTACAATTTCCAATGAACGTATTCAAAATGGAGAGCCTATTGGCGATTTGACGATTGAAACGTCTCAGTTGAAAGGGATTGAAATTGGGGGCGATTTAATTCCTCGTTTAATTGATGAAATTCCAGTGATCGCTCTTTTGGCGACTCAGGCGAATGGGAAAACGGTTATTAAAGATGCCGAAGAGCTAAAAGTAAAAGAAACCAACCGTATCGATACGGTTGCAACGGAGTTAAGCAAGCTCGGTGCCTCTGTTACTCCAACAGCTGATGGCCTCATTATTGAAGGCAAGACGGCCTTACAAAGCGGTGAAGTAGACAGCTACGGAGATCATCGAATTGGAATGATGCTTGCGGTAGCAGCAGCCATTGCAACAGGGGATGTAACACTAAAGAGAAGTGAAGCCATTCACGTCTCCTATCCTACTTTCTTTGAAGATCTTGATAAACTAAGCGAATAA
- the hisC gene encoding histidinol-phosphate transaminase — MKVKEQLLTLSPYKPGKPIEEVKREFNLDRVVKLASNENPYGSSALVKEAIAAEIENMALYPDGYAAELRAAVAKHVGVEQDQLIFGNGSDEVIQIICRALLSADTNTVMPTPSFPQYKHNAVIEGAEIREVPLRGGDHDLDAMLRAIDENTTIVWVCSPNNPTGTYVKGDELISFMKQVPKHTLIVMDEAYFEYAADQADYPNTVEFLNEYENLIVLRTFSKAYGLASLRIGYGIANESLLQKIEPAREPFNTSRMAQKAAIVALEDQAFIEECKKKNEAGLQQYYAFCDKNGLNYYPSFTNFVLIDFGRQGDEVFQFLLQRGFIVRSGNALGFPTSVRITVGTKEQNEQIIELLQQFVNQATAKA; from the coding sequence TTGAAGGTAAAAGAACAATTACTAACTTTATCTCCATATAAACCAGGTAAGCCAATTGAAGAAGTGAAGCGTGAATTTAATTTAGATCGCGTCGTAAAATTAGCATCCAATGAAAATCCTTACGGCAGTTCTGCTTTAGTAAAAGAGGCCATTGCTGCAGAAATCGAAAATATGGCGCTTTATCCAGACGGTTATGCAGCTGAACTGCGTGCAGCCGTAGCAAAACACGTAGGTGTAGAGCAAGATCAGCTGATTTTTGGAAATGGGTCTGATGAAGTCATTCAAATTATTTGCCGAGCTTTGCTATCAGCTGATACTAATACTGTCATGCCGACGCCATCATTTCCTCAATATAAGCACAATGCCGTAATTGAAGGTGCAGAAATTCGTGAAGTACCGCTGCGCGGCGGAGATCATGATTTAGATGCTATGCTTCGTGCAATTGATGAAAATACGACAATTGTATGGGTATGCAGTCCTAATAACCCAACGGGAACGTATGTGAAGGGCGATGAGTTAATTTCCTTTATGAAACAAGTTCCTAAGCATACGTTAATCGTTATGGATGAAGCGTATTTTGAGTATGCAGCAGATCAAGCCGACTACCCGAATACGGTAGAGTTTTTGAATGAATACGAAAACTTAATTGTACTTCGCACATTTTCAAAAGCATACGGCTTAGCTTCTTTGCGTATTGGTTACGGTATTGCAAACGAATCATTGCTACAAAAAATTGAGCCGGCTCGTGAACCTTTTAATACAAGCCGCATGGCTCAAAAAGCAGCAATTGTTGCTCTTGAAGACCAAGCGTTCATTGAAGAGTGTAAAAAGAAAAATGAAGCAGGTTTGCAGCAATACTATGCTTTCTGTGATAAGAATGGCTTAAACTACTATCCTTCTTTCACTAATTTTGTTCTAATTGATTTTGGTCGTCAAGGCGATGAAGTGTTTCAATTTTTATTGCAGCGCGGATTTATCGTTCGTTCCGGGAATGCATTAGGCTTCCCAACTTCGGTTCGTATTACGGTGGGAACAAAAGAACAAAATGAACAAATCATTGAATTGCTTCAGCAGTTTGTTAACCAAGCAACGGCAAAAGCTTAA
- a CDS encoding prephenate dehydrogenase, whose product MKENVFVIGLGLIGGSLALNIKKTHHHLDVIGFDINQEQLELAKTLGVIDQAASSLQQGAEQADYIVIAIPVTQAAEVLKQLEHFTLKQSVIVTDVGSTKEEVVKTAETLIAKGIEFIGGHPMAGSHKSGVAASKAHLFENAMYVLTPSSSTSSEALDSLKELLSGTKAKIIVMSPKEHDKLAGVISHFPHIIAASLVHQAEYYQQDNQLVSQLAAGGFRDITRIASSSPAMWRDILLHNQDALLSMFDHWLEEMNDVRNMIERKDANDIYTYFSQAKQFRDQLPVRTKGAIPSFYDLYVDVPDYPGIISEVTSYLAEDEISITNIRILETREDIYGVLRLSFQTEEDRKRARACLHQHQYQTFIS is encoded by the coding sequence GTGAAAGAAAATGTTTTTGTTATAGGCCTGGGGTTAATTGGAGGATCACTGGCACTTAATATAAAAAAGACGCATCACCATCTTGATGTAATAGGTTTTGACATTAACCAAGAGCAGCTGGAGCTTGCTAAAACCCTAGGTGTAATTGACCAAGCGGCTTCTTCTCTGCAACAAGGCGCTGAGCAAGCAGATTATATTGTTATTGCAATTCCGGTCACCCAAGCAGCGGAAGTGCTAAAACAGTTAGAACATTTTACGCTCAAACAGTCTGTCATCGTCACAGACGTAGGAAGTACAAAAGAAGAAGTAGTGAAGACAGCGGAGACTCTTATTGCTAAAGGCATTGAGTTTATCGGTGGTCACCCAATGGCTGGGTCTCATAAAAGCGGAGTAGCTGCTTCTAAAGCTCATTTATTTGAAAATGCAATGTATGTATTAACACCTTCATCTTCTACTTCTTCGGAGGCTTTAGACAGCTTAAAGGAATTGCTAAGTGGTACAAAAGCTAAAATTATTGTGATGTCACCAAAAGAACATGATAAATTAGCAGGTGTCATTAGCCATTTTCCTCATATTATTGCTGCAAGCCTTGTTCATCAAGCAGAATATTACCAACAAGATAATCAGCTAGTTTCGCAGCTTGCAGCTGGAGGGTTTCGTGATATTACACGTATTGCTTCAAGCAGTCCAGCGATGTGGAGAGATATTTTGCTTCATAACCAAGATGCGCTTCTTTCGATGTTTGACCACTGGCTCGAAGAGATGAACGACGTGCGAAATATGATCGAACGAAAAGACGCGAACGATATCTATACATATTTTTCACAAGCGAAACAATTTAGAGACCAGCTTCCTGTACGAACCAAAGGAGCGATTCCATCCTTTTATGATCTCTATGTAGATGTTCCTGACTATCCGGGTATTATCTCAGAAGTAACGAGTTATTTAGCAGAAGATGAAATCAGTATTACAAACATTCGAATTTTAGAAACACGAGAAGACATATACGGAGTATTACGTTTAAGCTTTCAAACAGAGGAAGATAGAAAGCGAGCAAGAGCGTGTCTCCATCAGCATCAATATCAGACGTTTATTTCTTAA
- the qcrB gene encoding menaquinol-cytochrome c reductase cytochrome b subunit — translation MLNKIYDWVDERLDITPLWRDVADHEVPEHVNPAHHFSAFVYCFGGLTFFVTVIQILSGMFLTMYYVPDIKNAWESVYYLQNEVAFGQIVRGMHHWGASLVIVMMFLHTLRVFFQGAYKKPRELNWIVGVLIFFVMLGLGFTGYLLPWDMKALFATKVGLQIAESTPIIGQQVKTLLSGHPDIVGAQTLTRFFAIHVFFLPGALLGLMGAHFLMIRKQGISGPL, via the coding sequence ATGTTGAATAAAATCTATGACTGGGTGGATGAACGGCTAGATATTACTCCTTTATGGCGAGATGTGGCCGATCATGAAGTGCCAGAGCACGTAAATCCTGCACATCATTTTTCAGCATTTGTGTATTGTTTTGGTGGATTGACGTTTTTTGTTACCGTTATTCAAATTTTATCAGGCATGTTTTTAACCATGTATTATGTACCAGATATAAAAAATGCATGGGAATCCGTTTATTATCTGCAAAATGAAGTCGCTTTCGGACAAATTGTTCGAGGTATGCATCACTGGGGAGCAAGTTTGGTTATCGTCATGATGTTTTTACATACACTTCGTGTTTTCTTCCAAGGAGCATACAAAAAACCCCGCGAGTTAAACTGGATTGTGGGTGTGTTAATTTTCTTTGTTATGTTAGGTTTAGGTTTTACAGGTTATTTGTTGCCGTGGGATATGAAAGCGCTATTTGCAACGAAAGTAGGTTTGCAAATTGCTGAATCCACACCAATTATAGGCCAGCAAGTGAAGACATTACTCTCAGGACATCCAGACATCGTTGGTGCGCAAACACTAACTCGCTTTTTCGCCATTCACGTATTCTTTTTACCCGGAGCCCTACTTGGCTTAATGGGTGCCCACTTCTTAATGATTCGTAAACAAGGAATTTCAGGACCTTTATAA
- a CDS encoding menaquinol-cytochrome c reductase cytochrome b/c subunit — translation MHRGKGMKFVGDSRVPAERKPNIPKDYSEFPGKTEAFWPNFLLKEWMVGAVFLIGYLCLTIAHPSPLERIADPTDTGYLPLPDWYFLFLYQLLKYSFASGPYNIIGAFIIPGIAFGALMLAPFIDRGPERRPAKRPFATGFMLLAIAAVFFLTWQSATQVDWKAREEQGKIREEVTIDKNSEGYKIMQEQTCLTCHGDNLQGGPAAPALTGIDLSPEEIANIAKNGKGNMPKGVFKGSDKELKTLSEFVGNLGKE, via the coding sequence ATGCATCGTGGTAAAGGGATGAAGTTTGTTGGAGATTCACGTGTTCCTGCAGAACGAAAACCTAATATTCCAAAAGATTACTCTGAATTTCCAGGGAAAACAGAAGCATTCTGGCCAAACTTTTTACTAAAAGAATGGATGGTAGGAGCAGTTTTTTTAATTGGTTATTTATGTTTAACCATTGCTCATCCATCTCCTCTTGAACGTATTGCTGATCCGACTGATACGGGCTATTTGCCTCTTCCTGACTGGTATTTTTTGTTCCTATATCAATTGCTTAAATATTCATTTGCTTCTGGGCCATATAATATTATAGGTGCATTTATTATTCCAGGGATTGCATTTGGCGCATTAATGCTTGCTCCGTTCATTGATCGAGGACCAGAAAGAAGACCAGCTAAGAGACCGTTTGCAACAGGATTCATGCTTTTGGCTATAGCAGCAGTCTTTTTCCTAACGTGGCAGTCAGCGACACAGGTGGATTGGAAAGCACGTGAAGAGCAAGGGAAAATTAGAGAAGAAGTAACGATTGACAAAAATTCAGAAGGCTACAAAATCATGCAAGAGCAAACGTGCTTGACCTGTCATGGTGATAACTTACAGGGAGGCCCTGCGGCTCCGGCTTTAACAGGAATTGATTTATCTCCTGAAGAAATCGCCAATATCGCAAAAAATGGTAAAGGCAATATGCCAAAAGGTGTTTTCAAAGGTTCAGATAAAGAATTGAAAACGCTATCGGAATTTGTCGGCAACTTAGGAAAAGAATAA
- a CDS encoding YpiF family protein — MKLQAKEMDVYLQSKSYVDTVLVPLIPIDFGEDLKLTASMSEYTTALAEELERQFKGRVILTPSFTYLKKDGVAAVYETLLRWNEHINDNEVKHLFVLTSDRDWLQYEKEIGAYCIWIPALPLEHIDESHKYTLIHEQVQQLLPIFVEKWSV; from the coding sequence TTGAAGCTTCAGGCCAAGGAAATGGATGTGTATCTACAATCCAAAAGTTATGTTGATACCGTATTGGTTCCACTCATTCCGATTGATTTTGGAGAAGATTTAAAGCTTACTGCATCTATGAGTGAATATACGACTGCTCTTGCTGAAGAATTAGAGAGGCAATTTAAAGGGAGAGTGATTTTAACACCTAGTTTTACATACTTAAAAAAAGATGGAGTAGCTGCTGTTTATGAAACATTACTTCGTTGGAATGAGCATATAAATGACAATGAAGTAAAACACCTTTTTGTGCTTACCAGCGACCGAGACTGGCTGCAGTATGAAAAAGAAATAGGGGCTTACTGCATTTGGATACCTGCTTTACCGCTTGAGCATATAGATGAGTCGCATAAGTATACGCTCATACATGAACAAGTTCAACAGCTCTTGCCGATTTTTGTAGAGAAATGGAGTGTTTAA
- a CDS encoding QcrA and Rieske domain-containing protein, which produces MGDRVSRRQFLNYTLTGVGGFMAAGMLMPMVRFAVDPILEKEAGQDLVAVAQVKDITKEPKRVDFKIKQVDAWHKSEEPRSAWVYKTDKGEIVALSPICKHLGCTVNWAGDKNYPHRFYCPCHGGMYEKSGKNVPGTPPMGPLDVYVQKVKGGTLYLGKAKPQGGA; this is translated from the coding sequence ATGGGTGATCGGGTATCAAGACGACAGTTTTTAAACTATACGCTCACTGGTGTAGGGGGATTCATGGCTGCTGGAATGTTAATGCCAATGGTGCGCTTTGCAGTAGATCCAATTTTGGAAAAAGAAGCGGGTCAGGATTTAGTAGCTGTAGCGCAGGTTAAAGACATTACGAAAGAGCCGAAACGTGTCGATTTTAAAATCAAGCAAGTTGATGCGTGGCATAAATCAGAAGAACCAAGATCGGCTTGGGTGTACAAAACTGATAAAGGTGAAATCGTCGCGCTGTCACCAATTTGTAAGCATTTAGGCTGTACGGTTAACTGGGCTGGTGACAAAAACTATCCACATCGTTTCTACTGCCCTTGTCATGGGGGAATGTATGAAAAAAGCGGTAAAAATGTACCGGGGACACCACCGATGGGACCGTTAGATGTATACGTTCAAAAAGTAAAAGGCGGTACGTTATATCTAGGAAAAGCCAAACCACAAGGAGGGGCATAG
- a CDS encoding ReoY family proteolytic degradation factor → MTTPVTVNEKKEFVRWFLTNYQLKRRECVWILNYLMSHDQLMKRVHFVEQAQFCPRGMVMSTHCVEDPPFRFYKENIMTTDAEKSFHDIRLNREEDIYIQLNFRSLYSSPQYVAVLEDNPYMPKANQTNEKDRVLAEQILEESIQKFQRSKIMELIDKALDENDKEEFQRLSEYLNNHYVQ, encoded by the coding sequence ATGACGACCCCTGTTACTGTCAACGAGAAAAAAGAATTTGTTCGCTGGTTTTTAACGAATTATCAGCTAAAGCGAAGAGAATGTGTATGGATTTTAAATTATTTGATGAGCCATGATCAATTGATGAAACGAGTTCACTTCGTTGAGCAAGCACAGTTTTGTCCTCGCGGGATGGTGATGTCTACGCACTGTGTGGAAGACCCTCCATTTCGTTTTTATAAAGAAAATATCATGACAACCGATGCAGAAAAATCATTTCATGATATTCGTTTGAATCGAGAAGAAGATATTTATATTCAATTAAACTTCCGATCGTTGTATTCATCGCCTCAATATGTTGCTGTACTGGAAGACAATCCGTATATGCCAAAGGCTAATCAAACAAATGAAAAAGACAGAGTATTAGCTGAGCAAATATTAGAAGAATCTATTCAGAAATTTCAACGATCAAAAATCATGGAACTAATTGATAAAGCATTAGATGAAAATGATAAAGAGGAATTTCAGCGCTTAAGCGAATATTTAAATAACCATTATGTACAGTAG
- a CDS encoding tetratricopeptide repeat protein, which yields MCVKELDRAIGYVESNEIEKGLALIHELKDKATDEEKFLMAEQLQEWGLVNDALPLIDELITKYPEEGELYLLKAEMLIDLEEEEEAIHILNQISSEDDNYVPALLLVADLYQMQGLSEVSEQKLMEAKKMLPNEPVIDFGLGEFYSSQGIYQKAIPFYQALLKTEKEFNGTDLRQRLAESLAGIGQFEEALPYFDQALKDKLEINTLFEYAISAYQAGHYQTAIEKFTELKELDREYHSLYLYLAKSYEHEEMLEEAAVAVNEGLAQDEFQKELYFFKGKIALKRGLEEEAEAAFQQAIALDPGYIEAILTLSKLYMSQERYEDVVENIEHAKEYNEHDPHFEWDLAKAHQELENYEEALKYYESAYTVFKEEYAFLEEYGYFLLEEGQRSKAKRIFQALLAMDPTAVEIQDILFQLEE from the coding sequence TTGTGTGTGAAAGAACTAGACCGCGCGATAGGTTACGTAGAATCCAATGAAATTGAAAAAGGTCTTGCCCTTATTCATGAATTAAAAGATAAAGCTACAGACGAAGAAAAATTTTTAATGGCTGAACAGCTGCAGGAGTGGGGATTAGTAAATGATGCGCTGCCTTTAATAGACGAGCTCATCACTAAATACCCAGAAGAAGGTGAGCTGTATTTATTAAAAGCTGAAATGCTTATTGATTTAGAAGAAGAAGAAGAAGCAATTCATATTTTAAATCAAATTAGCAGCGAAGATGATAACTACGTGCCAGCTCTGCTTCTTGTAGCTGATTTATATCAAATGCAAGGCCTTAGTGAAGTAAGTGAGCAAAAGTTAATGGAAGCGAAAAAAATGCTTCCAAATGAACCGGTTATTGATTTTGGGCTCGGTGAATTTTACAGCAGTCAAGGAATTTACCAAAAGGCAATCCCTTTTTATCAAGCACTGTTAAAAACAGAAAAAGAATTTAACGGCACGGATCTTCGTCAGCGATTAGCTGAAAGTTTAGCAGGTATCGGCCAGTTCGAAGAAGCGCTTCCTTACTTTGATCAAGCGCTAAAAGATAAGCTTGAGATTAACACACTATTTGAATATGCGATTTCAGCGTATCAAGCAGGTCATTATCAGACCGCTATTGAAAAGTTCACAGAACTAAAGGAGCTAGATCGTGAGTACCATTCTCTTTATTTATATTTAGCGAAATCATATGAACATGAAGAGATGCTAGAAGAGGCTGCGGTGGCTGTCAATGAAGGTCTTGCGCAGGATGAATTTCAAAAAGAACTCTACTTTTTTAAAGGTAAAATTGCATTAAAGCGCGGTCTAGAAGAAGAGGCTGAAGCGGCATTTCAACAAGCGATTGCATTAGATCCAGGGTACATTGAAGCTATTTTAACTCTTTCTAAACTTTATATGAGTCAAGAGAGATACGAAGATGTAGTAGAGAATATCGAGCACGCCAAAGAATATAATGAGCATGACCCTCATTTTGAATGGGATTTAGCAAAAGCTCACCAAGAATTGGAAAATTATGAAGAAGCGCTAAAATACTATGAATCTGCATACACTGTTTTTAAAGAAGAGTACGCGTTTTTAGAAGAGTATGGCTACTTCTTATTAGAAGAAGGACAGCGCTCGAAAGCGAAGAGAATTTTCCAAGCCTTATTAGCAATGGATCCAACAGCTGTTGAAATTCAAGACATATTATTTCAATTAGAAGAATAA